In the Malaya genurostris strain Urasoe2022 chromosome 1, Malgen_1.1, whole genome shotgun sequence genome, one interval contains:
- the LOC131428640 gene encoding uncharacterized protein LOC131428640 — protein MRDKLNGSHMPIQSQSRSASSLSMLPYIMQIAFVVMCLSVMSASGTSGTQPTWLTNPTVRTLIDTIFNQTERVDIVIGDQREGDRMEQVEYLVHGTGNISGILQHKSVRIYGQAFPEEEGCTGERSLLSARVQTDPSQKLDSLDTVDRDYDEEFELIKWDRSYETFVKIWDQNQHYGYVVLADLNVFETLMRCLLDPTGTYLIVPDSAMEFNPSKVMRLMKSVWSNQGVNRLFVLMGEIVYAFDPFRISNGTYGFLIELTDTLKIPSIPVQNFNGYPLKIDIFRSTYSDQITGKNGTKSELRGPDVVASQVFAKRLNFTAIRLPPDKDNFGVRLPNGSFNGAVGRLIRHESDIAFVGFFIKDYFSRDIEFTTGVYADELCCLVKKASRVPEYLLPITIFPPELWGLLFLAGIIFTVAWIIIRMAIQTVMSSRSGWKQTYRFAYLFNLTDEIRDAPLYHKLIQISIDTYILLLSATYIRFTRSGIERLLLFGILMVSLIITSLFQSGLSSVFVTPVYYKDISSLQQLDQSGYKIPVKYQGFMDDVFPSNYSSMMESLRNKMVLWQSNASLLAQVAQVGTISTVTRKTTLSLDNAIFITTRQLYMIPECPRTYNLAYVVPRHSVLLERINGLLLRMLNGGLINHWISAMNFNVTLNHREQIRDFEEPTLKVLTVLDMQFPFYLLVIGLGISTGVFIIELIYYRINHLPYIN, from the exons ATGCGTGATAAATTGAACGGTTCCCACATGCCGATTCAGTCTCAGTCTCGATCTGCCTCCAGTTTGAGCATGCTTCCGTACATCATGCAAATCGCATTTGTCGTTATGTGCCTTTCAGTAATGTCAGCGTCAGGGACTTCCGGAACGCAACCGACCTGGCTCACCAACCCAACCGTTCGGACGCTAATCGATACCATCTTCAACCAAACCGAGCGGGTGGATATCGTCATCGGGGATCAAAGAGAAGGTGACCGGATGGAACAGGTCGAATATCTTGTACACGGTACTGGCAACATCTCCGGAATCCTACAGCACAAGAGTGTCCGTATCTACGGGCAAGCTTTCCCCGAGGAGGAAGGATGTACCGGAGAACGATCATTGCTGTCCGCTAGAGTACAAACGGATCCCTCGCAGAAACTTGATTCGTTGGACACGGTCGATCGTGACTATGACGAAGAATTCGAGCTAATCAAATGGGAtcgatcgtacgaaacattcgtCAAAATCTGGGACCAGAATCAACACTATGGCTACGTTGTGTTGGCCGATTTAAACGTGTTCGAAACGTTGATGCGGTGTTTGTTGGATCCAACGGGAACTTATTTGATCGTACCGGATTCGGCGATGGAATTCAACCCGAGCAAGGTGATGCGATTAATGAAATCTGTTTGGAGCAATCAGGGAGTAAATAGATTATTCGTATTGATGGGAGAGATAGTTTATGCGTTCGATCCTTTCCGAATCAGTAACGGCACGTATGGCTTTTTAATAGAACTGACTGAtactttaaaaataccttcgatTCCAGTACAAAACTTCAACGGATATCCATTGAAGATCGACATATTCCGGTCAACGTATAGTGACCAGATAACCGGTAAAAACGGCACAAAAAGTGAGCTTAGAGGACCGGATGTAGTGGCAAGCCAAGTCTTTGCCAAGCGGCTGAACTTTACAG CGATCCGTCTACCACCAGATAAGGATAACTTTGGCGTTCGACTTCCGAATGGTAGTTTCAACGGTGCCGTTGGTCGACTGATCCGTCACGAAAGTGACATAGCATTCGTCGGATTCTTCATCAAGGACTACTTCAGCCGAGACATTGAATTTACTACCGGGGTGTATGCGGACGAGCTGTGTTGTTTGGTTAAGAAGGCCAGCAGAGTGCCGGAATATCTACTTCCGATCACAATCTTTCCTCCGGAACTGTGGGGTCTGCTGTTTCTGGCAGGAATAATTTTTACAGTTGCGTGGATTATTATTCGAATGGCTATCCAAACCGTAATGTCATCCCGatctggatggaagcagacttaCCGGTTCGCATATTTGTTCAACTTGACAGACGAAATACGTGATGCGCCGTTGTATCACAAACTGATTCAGATATCTATTGACACCTACATCCTTCTCCTAAGCGCTACGTATATACGCTTCACCCGATCCGGAATCGAACGATTGCTTCTGTTCGGTATTCTGATGGTGAGCTTGATTATTACCTCTCTGTTCCAATCGGGACTGTCTTCTGTGTTTGTGACCCCTGTCTACTACAAGGACATCAGCAGTCTACAGCAGCTGGATCAATCCGGATACAAAATACCCGTCAAGTATCAAGGCTTCATGGATGACGTTTTTCCGTCCAACTACAGTAGTATGATGGAATCACTACGTAATAAAATGGTTCTCTGGCAGTCGAACGCATCCTTGCTAGCTCAGGTAGCTCAGGTCGGCACCATTTCCACTGTCACTCGCAAAACGACTCTGTCCCTTGACAACGCCATCTTCATAACGACACGGCAACTGTACATGATTCCCGAGTGTCCTCGAACGTACAACCTAGCTTACGTGGTTCCGCGGCATTCCGTGCTGCTGGAACGAATCAATGGCTTGCTACTGCGAATGCTGAACGGCGGTTTGATCAACCACTGGATCAGCGCAATGAACTTCAACGTAACTTTGAATCACCGGGAGCAGATCAGAGATTTCGAGGAACCAACGCTGAAGGTTTTAACCGTACTGGACATGCAGTTCCCGTTCTATCTGTTAGTGATCGGGCTAGGCATCAGCACTGGGGTGTTTATTATCGAGCTGATCTATTACAGAATTAATCATTTACCATACATAAATTAA
- the LOC131428001 gene encoding uncharacterized protein LOC131428001, producing MTASAVIVLLLLNRIALKLMVEGFDSPIWLYNRTIQSHIAAIFDRIDNIDIVIADQGPDQMDQIDRIIRGGTNESGILQRKSFRIYGQAFSEEEGCTGEQSLLSAKVHLTASSSSDGSATMDRDYEDEFEFIQWDRSYESFVKIWDQNQDEGYIVFANLSTFGTLMRCLLDPVGTYLVILENEGHVERNEIMRLLKSIWQNQGVYRLFVVAGPEIHTFDPFAINGSSFGTLLQLSEVGKTPQVPKGDFKGYPLRVDMFWSTYSVPVPNTTVFFSGADAVVCDVFVKAFNFTAIHLPPDKDSFGILLPNGSFNGVIGRLTRRESDVTFIGFFIKDYFSRDVEFTAGVYTDELCCLVKKASRVPEYLLPITIFPSDLWGLLFLMGIVCTVVWIILRTGIRMRARNRQERWDLSEIFNLSNTIRSAPLYRRMLQICVDTYILLVSAPYRRFTRSGTERLFLFGIIMVSLIFVSMFQSQLSSVFVNPVYYKDINSLLQLDQSGLTIPVKYKGFMDDVFPANYSAMMESLRNKLVFQPTNLSLLAQVAKLGTIATVTRKATLALDNAIFLSTKQLYMVPECPRIYNLAYVTARHSVLMEQFNGVLLRMLNGGLINHWINQMNYNVTLHHRELIRNSQDSDFKVLTAVDLQFPFYLLVLGLSVSTLVFIGEQIYFRFTKQAIGS from the exons ATGACTGCCAGTGCCGTAATCGTTCTGTTGCTCCTGAATCGAATCGCTCTCAAATTGATGGTGGAAGGTTTCGATAGCCCAATTTGGCTGTACAATCGAACCATTCAGTCCCATATCGCAGCTATCTTCGACCGGATTGATAACATCGATATCGTAATTGCTGACCAGGGTCCGGATCAAATGGATCAGATTGATCGGATCATACGAGGTGGAACCAACGAGAGCGGAATTCTTCAACGAAAAAGTTTTCGCATCTACGGGCAAGCTTTTTCCGAGGAGGAAGGTTGTACCGGAGAACAATCACTACTGTCAGCAAAGGTTCATTTGACGGCTTCCAGTTCTTCGGACGGTTCGGCGACGATGGATCGAGACTACGAGGATGAGTTCGAGTTCATCCAGTGGGATCGGTCGTATGAGTCGTTCGTAAAGATTTGGGATCAAAATCAGGACGAAGGTTACATCGTGTTTGCCAATCTCAGTACGTTCGGAACGTTGATGCGATGCCTGTTGGACCCCGTTGGGACGTATTTGGTTATACTTGAGAACGAGGGGCACGTTGAAAGGAATGAAATAATGCGACTGTTGAAATCGATCTGGCAGAATCAGGGGGTTTATCGACTTTTTGTAGTGGCTGGACCGGAGATCCATACCTTTGATCCGTTTGCCATAAATGGATCGTCTTTCGGCACGTTACTACAATTAAGCGAGGTCGGAAAAACTCCTCAAGTTCCGAAAGGCGATTTCAAAGGGTACCCGTTGCGGGTCGACATGTTCTGGTCAACGTATAGTGTTCCAGTTCCCAACACCACGGTTTTCTTCTCGGGAGCTGATGCCGTTGTTTGTGACGTTTTCGTGAAAGCTTTCAATTTTACAG CCATACATTTGCCTCCAGACAAGGACAGCTTCGGTATCTTGCTTCCCAATGGGAGCTTCAATGGCGTGATTGGTCGGTTGACTCGCCGCGAAAGTGACGTCACCTTTATTGGATTTTTCATCAAGGATTACTTCAGCCGAGACGTTGAATTTACCGCTGGTGTTTATACCGACGAGTTATGCTGTCTGGTTAAGAAAGCTAGTCGAGTACCTGAATATTTACTACCGATAACCATTTTTCCTTCGGATCTCTGGGGGCTGTTGTTTCTAATGGGAATTGTTTGCACCGTAGTATGGATAATTCTTCGGACCGGAATACGTATGCGGGCTAGAAATCGACAGGAGCGTTGGGATCTTAGTGAAATATTCAATCTGTCAAACACCATTCGATCGGCACCGTTGTATCGTAGAATGCTTCAGATCTGTGTCGATACCTACATTCTGTTGGTGAGCGCCCCCTACAGACGTTTTACACGTTCAGGAACCGAACGCCTTTTTCTTTTTGGTATCATCATGGTCAGTCTGATCTTCGTGTCTATGTTCCAGTCACAGCTGTCATCGGTTTTCGTCAATCCAGTCTATTACAAAGACATCAACAGCCTACTACAACTGGACCAATCCGGTTTGACAATACCTGTGAAGTACAAAGGTTTTATGGATGACGTTTTTCCGGCCAATTATAGCGCAATGATGGAATCGTTACGGAATAAGTTAGTGTTCCAACCCACCAATCTATCGTTGCTTGCTCAAGTGGCTAAGCTGGGCACTATCGCTACAGTAACTCGCAAGGCAACGCTAGCGCTTGACAATGCGATATTTTTGTCCACCAAACAACTTTACATGGTACCGGAGTGCCCTCGGATTTATAATCTGGCGTACGTTACCGCACGTCACTCCGTACTTATGGAGCAGTTCAATGGTGTCCTGTTACGGATGCTGAATGGAGGCCTTATTAATCATTGGATCAACCAGATGAACTACAATGTCACGCTGCATCACAGAGAACTCATTCGCAACTCTCAAGACTCGGACTTCAAAGTACTGACCGCCGTTGACTTGCAGTTTCCGTTCTATTTACTAGTGCTAGGGCTTTCCGTCAGTACATTGGTATTTATCGGGGAACAAATCTATTTTAGATTCACAAAACAAGCGATAGGCTCGTGA